In one Cottoperca gobio chromosome 12, fCotGob3.1, whole genome shotgun sequence genomic region, the following are encoded:
- the fyb1b gene encoding FYN-binding protein 1 isoform X1, whose amino-acid sequence MEKKGDIKAMMARFQTSEASADETSSKPAVHFKQPLHATVSSGPTIQTKKPVMDNLSGSGNNIPPKPYFLKNSTNSDAEAHEPNKAKALASRFGSIQEDTSRNNKPFIVKQPFVRSPEAKSPLQKPPLNKPSLSSTLSEPKPAFPKPPPALNSKPSWVKEDSGGGLHPKPSSSIVRLRQQNEEVAGAGANTANKPSPPANSAYKPPSNFRTPQNIFCKESDSGPTVDGANKPLLTATNSAPPLKPPASKKPSFKKPPKSSPQSSSSDATSGPKRNTLPNSLALGPAPVKPNRPPKVNLESFKRRAGASDNSPGTFKNPIIQTPLASHPSNHSNHVTPTQPPPPAVPSLPPRHPGAMIQQDECYDVVDEFNSAPPPPLPPTTGHPSHRAKTQEENDDDDDGELYEDLDERWEEAEQKQDKKKEKDEKEEKKRLEAEKKEQKEREKKEQDTRKKFKLVGPLEVVHQGKATVDCRSNKTDLAMKQGDCVEIIRVQGNPEGKWLGRTRDGSIGYVKTTSVEIDFNSLKNRQPKQAYDPEVYDDIDVITSDNSGMKAPGVVLPPLPGDGEEIYDDIVDSNPEVSPLDSRSSPTKPHSFLRMFDRNRRPASTKVVPPPSQFTADGSSDQVGEIDEDIYDDVDSQNVPPLPPTSSIPALKGKSKTEEMDPRKQKKFDKEEKDFRKKFKYEGEIQVLYQVTIAPTLTNKKWSVKELPVKAGENLNVIVKAVDNKLICRNEEGKFGYVSTCHIFMDDGDIYDDIGDDCIYDND is encoded by the exons GAAAAGAAAGGTGATATAAAGGCCATGATGGCTCGCTTCCAAACGAGTGAGGCGAGCGCTGACGAGACTTCTTCCAAACCGGCTGTGCACTTCAAACAACCCCTGCACGCCACCGTCTCCTCCGGCCCCACCATACAGACGAAGAAACCAGTCATGGACAATCTTTCAGGCAGTGGGAATAATATTCCTCCTAAACCCTATTTTCTGAAAAATTCAACTAATAGTGACGCAGAGGCACATGAACCAAACAAAGCTAAAGCCCTGGCTAGCAGGTTCGGAAGCATCCAGGAGGACACCAGCAGAAACAACAAACCTTTCATTGTTAAGCAACCTTTTGTAAGGTCTCCTGAAGCCAAAAGCCCTCTACAGAAGCCCCCTCTCAACAAGCCTTCCCTGAGCTCCACCCTGTCCGAGCCCAAACCTGCCTTTCCTAAACCCCCACCAGCATTGAACTCTAAGCCCAGCTGGGTGAAAGAAGACAGTGGTGGAGGTTTACATCCAAAACCGAGCAGCAGCATCGTAAGATTACGGCAGCAAAATGAAGAGGTGGCGGGGGCTGGCGCGAACACTGCGAACAAACCCTCACCTCCGGCAAACTCCGCTTATAAACCCCCGTCCAACTTCAGGACTCCTCAGAATATCTTCTGCAAGGAGTCAGATAGTGGCCCGACAGTAGACGGAGCCAACAAACCGCTCCTCACCGCCACTAACTCCGCCCCTCCTCTAAAACCTCCAGCAAGTAAAAAGCCCAGCTTCAAAAAACCTCCAAAGTCTTCTCCGCAGTCGAGCAGCAGTGATGCCACTTCAGGCCCCAAGCGTAACACCCTCCCCAACAGTTTAGCGTTGGGCCCTGCTCCTGTCAAGCCCAACCGACCCCCTAAAGTCAACCTGGAGAGCTTTAAAAGACGTGCCGGGGCCTCTGATAATA GTCCGGGCACCTTTAAGAACCCCATCATCCAAACTCCTCTGGCCTCTCACCCCAGTAACCATAGCAACCACGTGACCCCGACTCAACCCCCTCCGCCTGCGGTTCCTAGTCTTCCCCCACGACACCCCGGAGCCAT GATCCAGCAGGATGAGTGCTATGATGTTGTGGACGAATTTAACAGCGCTCCTCCGCCACCTCTGCCACCAACTACAG GTCACCCGAGTCACAGAGCAAAG ACGCAGGaggaaaatgatgatgatgatgacggaGAGCTGTATGAGGATCTTGATGAACGATG GGAAGAGgctgaacaaaaacaagataagaagaaagagaaagacgagaaggaggagaagaaacgACTGGAGGCCGAGAAGAAGGAGCAAAAGGAACGTGAGAAGAAGGAACAAGACACTAGAAAGAAATTCAAA ttggTTGGCCCCCTGGAGGTCGTCCACCAAGGGAAGGCTACTGTGGATTGCCGAAGCAATAAGACCGACCTTGCTATGAAGCAGGGAGACTGCGTGGAAATCATCCGTGTCCAGGGCAACCCAGAGGGGAAATGGTTGGGACGGACGCGGGATGGATCCA TTGGTTATGTGAAGACCACTTCAGTGGAAATTGACTTCAACTCTCTGAAGAATCGTCAACCTAAGCAGGCGTACGACCCTGAGGTATACGATGACATCGACGTGATCACTTCTGATAACAG TGGGATGAAAGCACCAGGAG TTGTCCTGCCCCCGCTACCAGGAGACGGAGAAGAAATATACGATGATATTGTTGATTCAAACCCGGAAGTCAG TCCTCTGGACTCCAGGTCGTCTCCTACGAAGCCTCATAGCTTCCTGCGGATGTTTGACCGGAACAGACGTCCTGCCAGCACTAAAGT AGTGCCTCCACCCAGCCAGTTTACTGCAGATGGGAGTTCAG ATCAAGTGGGAGAAATTGATGAGGACATATACGACGATGTTGACTCTCAAAATGTGCCTCCCCTTCCTCCCACCAGCAG CATTCCGGCCCTGAAAGGCAAAAGCAAGACTGAAGAGATGGACCCAAGGAAGCAGAAAAAGTTTGATAAAGAGGAGAAGGACTTCAGAAAAAAGTTTAAA TATGAAGGGGAGATACAGGTGCTGTATCAGGTGACCATCGCTCCGACACTTACTAATAAGAAGTGGAGCGTGAAGGAGCTTCCAGTCAAAGCAGGAGAGAACCTCAACGTCATCGTTAAAGCCGTGGATAACAAACTCATCTGTCGGAATGAGGAGGGCAAAT TTGGTTATGTTTCGACCTGTCACATATTTATGGA TGATGGTGACATCTATGATGATATTGGAGATG attgcATCTACGACAACGATTAG
- the pde6b gene encoding rod cGMP-specific 3',5'-cyclic phosphodiesterase subunit beta, whose translation MGVQKEDVEKFLKGNPAFAKQYFAKKMSPASISKASGLPDKQIDFSQFQELTQVEESQIMYGLIKDMQENINVEKVVFKILKRISALIHADRCSLFMYRQRNGIGELATRLFNVNTEAEFDDCVVPPDSEIVYPLDMGIVGHVALTKKTVNVKDVSESQHFSSFVDDLTEYKTQNIMATPILNGKDLVAVIMALNKTTGPHFTAEDEDLFLKYLKIATLNLKIYHLSYLHSCETRKGQLLLWSANKVFEELTDIERQFHKALYTVRAYLNCDRYSVGLLDMTKEKEFFDIWPVLMGEQAPYSGPVTPDGREIIFYKVIDYILHGKEDIKVIPNPTPDHWALSSGLPTYVAESGFICNIMNTAADEMFKFQTEPLDSSGWTIKNVLSLPIVNKKEEIVGVATFYNRKDGKPFDDQDEQLMEALTQFLGWSVLNTDTYDKMNKLENRKDIAQDMVLYHIKCRDDEIQNVLNTRDVYGREPRDCEEEELLDLLKKDLPPLIKKFEIYEFRFSDFNCTEMELVKCGVQMYYEVGVVKKFQVPQEALVRFMYSLSKGYRKITYHNWRHGFNVGQTMFTLLTTGMLKRYYTDLEVMAMITAGFLHDLDHRGTNNLYQVKSANPLAKLHGSSILERHHLEMGKFLLADESLNIYQNLNRRQVDHVIHLTDIAIIATDLALYFKKRTMFQKIVDLSHTYEDEKKWVDFMSLETTRKEILMAMMMTACDLSAITKPWEVQSKVALSVAAEFWEQGDLERTVLEQEPIPMMDRKKSAELPKLQCGFIDFVCTFVYKEFSRFHPQIQPMLDGILNNRKEWNNKKVEYEATLKALEDEKAAKEPSKAPANNSGGGSKTCSVC comes from the exons ATGGGTGTGCAAAAGGAAGACGTGGAAAAGTTCCTCAAGGGGAACCCTGCTTTTGCTAAACAGTACTTTGCCAAGAAGATGAGCCCTGCCTCCATTTCAAAGGCGTCAGGACTCCCAGACAAACAGATCGACTTCAGCCAGTTCCAGGAGCTCACTCag GTCGAAGAAAGCCAAATCATGTATGGCCTGATCAAAGACATGCAGGAGAACATCAACGTGGAAAAGGTGGTCTTCAAGATCCTAAAGAGAATCAGTGCACTCATCCACGCCGACCGGTGCAGCTTGTTCATGTACCGGCAACGGAACGGCATCGGAGAGCTCGCCACAAGGCTCTTCAATGTCAACACAGAGGCAGAGTTTGATGACTGTGTGGTGCCACCGGACTCTGAGATCGTCTATCCGCTGGACATGGGAATAGTCGGCCACGTGGCCCTGACCAAGAAAACTGTTAACGTGAAAGATGTCTCAGAG AGCCAGCACTTCAGCTCATTCGTCGACGATCTCACAGAATACAAGACCCAGAACATTATGGCTACCCCCATCCTCAACGGCAAAGACTTGGTGGCTGTGATCATGGCTCTAAACAAGACCACAGGACCACATTTCACTGCTGAGGATGAAGAT ctttttttaaagtatcTGAAAATTGCCACTTTGAACTTGAAGATCTACCACCTGAGCTACCTCCACAGCTGTGAGACCCGTAAAGGACAG CTGCTGCTATGGTCTGCCAACAAGGTATTTGAAGAGCTGACAGACATTGAGCGACAGTTTCACAAAGCCTTGTACACAGTCCGAGCCTACCTCAACTGTGACCGCTACTCTGTTGGTTTACTGGACATGACAAAGGAGAAG GAGTTCTTTGATATTTGGCCAGTGTTGATGGGAGAGCAGGCACCCTACTCTGGCCCTGTCACTCCTGATGGCAGG GAGATAATTTTCTACAAAGTGATTGACTATATACTACATGGAAAAGAAGACATCAAAGTAATACC CAATCCGACTCCAGATCATTGGGCCTTGAGTAGCGGCCTGCCTACTTATGTTGCTGAGAGTGGTTTT ATTTGTAACATCATGAATACAGCTGCTGACGAGATGTTCAAGTTTCAG ACTGAGCCACTCGACAGCAGTGGTTggacaataaaaaatgttctctCGCTGCCAATTGTcaacaaaaaagaagagataGTCGGTGTGGCCACTTTTTACAACAGAAAAGACGGAAAGCCTTTCGATGATCAGGATGAGCAGCTCATGGAG GCTTTGACCCAGTTCCTGGGCTGGTCTGTTTTGAACACGGACACTTACGATAAGATGAACAAGCTGGAGAATCGTAAAGACATCGCTCAGGATATGGTGCTCTACCATATCAAATGTCGGGACGATGAGATTCAGAATGTCCTG AACACCAGAGATGTCTATGGCCGTGAACCCAGagattgtgaagaggaggagctCCTAGATCTCCTG AAAAAAGACCTACCTCCACTTATCAAGAAGTTTGAGATCTACGAGTTCCGCTTTTcggattttaactgcacagagATGGAACTGGTGAAGTGCGGGGTCCAGATGTACTATGAGGTCGGGGTGGTCAAGAAGTTCCAGGTCCCTCAAGAG GCGCTGGTCCGGTTCATGTACTCGCTCAGTAAAGGCTACAGAAAAATCACCTACCACAACTGGCGTCATGGCTTCAACGTGGGACAAACCATGTTCACACTCTTAACA acgGGAATGCTGAAACGGTACTACACTGACTTGGAGGTAATGGCCATGATAACTGCAGGCTTCCTCCATGATCTGGATCACAGAGGGACCAACAACTTGTACCAAGTCAA ATCTGCCAACCCTCTGGCCAAGCTACATGGCTCCTCCATCTTGGAACGACACCATCTGGAGATGGGAAAGTTCCTCTTGGCTGACGAG TCACTGAATATCTACCAGAACCTTAACAGGCGACAGGTAGACCATGTGATTCATCTAACGGACATTGCCATCATTGCCACCGACCTGGCTCTTTATTTCAA GAAAAGAACGATGTTCCAGAAGATCGTAGATCTTTCACACACATATGAGGATGAAAAGAAGTGGGTCGACTTCATGTCTCTAGAAACTACCAGAAAAGAAATCCTCAT ggCTATGATGATGACCGCATGTGACTTGTCAGCCATCACCAAGCCTTGGGAGGTGCAGAGCAAG GTTGCCTTGTCTGTAGCAGCAGAGTTTTGGGAGCAAGGTGACCTGGAGAGGACAGTACTGGAACAAGAACCTATT CCCATGATGGACAGGAAGAAGTCAGCAGAACTTCCAAAGCTACAGTGTGGTTTCATTGACTTTGTCTGCACGTTTGTCTATAAG GAGTTTTCTCGCTTCCACCCACAAATCCAGCCCATGCTGGATGGCATCCTAAATAACAGGAAGGAGtggaataataaaaaagtagaGTATGAGGCTACTCTCAAAGCCCTAGAGGATGAGAAGGCCGCTAAAGAGCCCAGTAAAG CTCCTGCAAACAACAGTGGTGGAGGCTCCAAGACCTGCTCGGTGTGCTAA
- the fyb1b gene encoding FYN-binding protein 1 isoform X2: MEKKGDIKAMMARFQTSEASADETSSKPAVHFKQPLHATVSSGPTIQTKKPVMDNLSGSGNNIPPKPYFLKNSTNSDAEAHEPNKAKALASRFGSIQEDTSRNNKPFIVKQPFVRSPEAKSPLQKPPLNKPSLSSTLSEPKPAFPKPPPALNSKPSWVKEDSGGGLHPKPSSSIVRLRQQNEEVAGAGANTANKPSPPANSAYKPPSNFRTPQNIFCKESDSGPTVDGANKPLLTATNSAPPLKPPASKKPSFKKPPKSSPQSSSSDATSGPKRNTLPNSLALGPAPVKPNRPPKVNLESFKRRAGASDNSPGTFKNPIIQTPLASHPSNHSNHVTPTQPPPPAVPSLPPRHPGAMIQQDECYDVVDEFNSAPPPPLPPTTGHPSHRAKTQEENDDDDDGELYEDLDERWEEAEQKQDKKKEKDEKEEKKRLEAEKKEQKEREKKEQDTRKKFKLVGPLEVVHQGKATVDCRSNKTDLAMKQGDCVEIIRVQGNPEGKWLGRTRDGSIGYVKTTSVEIDFNSLKNRQPKQAYDPEVYDDIDVITSDNSGMKAPGVVLPPLPGDGEEIYDDIVDSNPEVRSSPTKPHSFLRMFDRNRRPASTKVVPPPSQFTADGSSDQVGEIDEDIYDDVDSQNVPPLPPTSSIPALKGKSKTEEMDPRKQKKFDKEEKDFRKKFKYEGEIQVLYQVTIAPTLTNKKWSVKELPVKAGENLNVIVKAVDNKLICRNEEGKFGYVSTCHIFMDDGDIYDDIGDDCIYDND; this comes from the exons GAAAAGAAAGGTGATATAAAGGCCATGATGGCTCGCTTCCAAACGAGTGAGGCGAGCGCTGACGAGACTTCTTCCAAACCGGCTGTGCACTTCAAACAACCCCTGCACGCCACCGTCTCCTCCGGCCCCACCATACAGACGAAGAAACCAGTCATGGACAATCTTTCAGGCAGTGGGAATAATATTCCTCCTAAACCCTATTTTCTGAAAAATTCAACTAATAGTGACGCAGAGGCACATGAACCAAACAAAGCTAAAGCCCTGGCTAGCAGGTTCGGAAGCATCCAGGAGGACACCAGCAGAAACAACAAACCTTTCATTGTTAAGCAACCTTTTGTAAGGTCTCCTGAAGCCAAAAGCCCTCTACAGAAGCCCCCTCTCAACAAGCCTTCCCTGAGCTCCACCCTGTCCGAGCCCAAACCTGCCTTTCCTAAACCCCCACCAGCATTGAACTCTAAGCCCAGCTGGGTGAAAGAAGACAGTGGTGGAGGTTTACATCCAAAACCGAGCAGCAGCATCGTAAGATTACGGCAGCAAAATGAAGAGGTGGCGGGGGCTGGCGCGAACACTGCGAACAAACCCTCACCTCCGGCAAACTCCGCTTATAAACCCCCGTCCAACTTCAGGACTCCTCAGAATATCTTCTGCAAGGAGTCAGATAGTGGCCCGACAGTAGACGGAGCCAACAAACCGCTCCTCACCGCCACTAACTCCGCCCCTCCTCTAAAACCTCCAGCAAGTAAAAAGCCCAGCTTCAAAAAACCTCCAAAGTCTTCTCCGCAGTCGAGCAGCAGTGATGCCACTTCAGGCCCCAAGCGTAACACCCTCCCCAACAGTTTAGCGTTGGGCCCTGCTCCTGTCAAGCCCAACCGACCCCCTAAAGTCAACCTGGAGAGCTTTAAAAGACGTGCCGGGGCCTCTGATAATA GTCCGGGCACCTTTAAGAACCCCATCATCCAAACTCCTCTGGCCTCTCACCCCAGTAACCATAGCAACCACGTGACCCCGACTCAACCCCCTCCGCCTGCGGTTCCTAGTCTTCCCCCACGACACCCCGGAGCCAT GATCCAGCAGGATGAGTGCTATGATGTTGTGGACGAATTTAACAGCGCTCCTCCGCCACCTCTGCCACCAACTACAG GTCACCCGAGTCACAGAGCAAAG ACGCAGGaggaaaatgatgatgatgatgacggaGAGCTGTATGAGGATCTTGATGAACGATG GGAAGAGgctgaacaaaaacaagataagaagaaagagaaagacgagaaggaggagaagaaacgACTGGAGGCCGAGAAGAAGGAGCAAAAGGAACGTGAGAAGAAGGAACAAGACACTAGAAAGAAATTCAAA ttggTTGGCCCCCTGGAGGTCGTCCACCAAGGGAAGGCTACTGTGGATTGCCGAAGCAATAAGACCGACCTTGCTATGAAGCAGGGAGACTGCGTGGAAATCATCCGTGTCCAGGGCAACCCAGAGGGGAAATGGTTGGGACGGACGCGGGATGGATCCA TTGGTTATGTGAAGACCACTTCAGTGGAAATTGACTTCAACTCTCTGAAGAATCGTCAACCTAAGCAGGCGTACGACCCTGAGGTATACGATGACATCGACGTGATCACTTCTGATAACAG TGGGATGAAAGCACCAGGAG TTGTCCTGCCCCCGCTACCAGGAGACGGAGAAGAAATATACGATGATATTGTTGATTCAAACCCGGAAGTCAG GTCGTCTCCTACGAAGCCTCATAGCTTCCTGCGGATGTTTGACCGGAACAGACGTCCTGCCAGCACTAAAGT AGTGCCTCCACCCAGCCAGTTTACTGCAGATGGGAGTTCAG ATCAAGTGGGAGAAATTGATGAGGACATATACGACGATGTTGACTCTCAAAATGTGCCTCCCCTTCCTCCCACCAGCAG CATTCCGGCCCTGAAAGGCAAAAGCAAGACTGAAGAGATGGACCCAAGGAAGCAGAAAAAGTTTGATAAAGAGGAGAAGGACTTCAGAAAAAAGTTTAAA TATGAAGGGGAGATACAGGTGCTGTATCAGGTGACCATCGCTCCGACACTTACTAATAAGAAGTGGAGCGTGAAGGAGCTTCCAGTCAAAGCAGGAGAGAACCTCAACGTCATCGTTAAAGCCGTGGATAACAAACTCATCTGTCGGAATGAGGAGGGCAAAT TTGGTTATGTTTCGACCTGTCACATATTTATGGA TGATGGTGACATCTATGATGATATTGGAGATG attgcATCTACGACAACGATTAG
- the fyb1b gene encoding FYN-binding protein 1 isoform X3, which translates to MEKKGDIKAMMARFQTSEASADETSSKPAVHFKQPLHATVSSGPTIQTKKPVMDNLSGSGNNIPPKPYFLKNSTNSDAEAHEPNKAKALASRFGSIQEDTSRNNKPFIVKQPFVRSPEAKSPLQKPPLNKPSLSSTLSEPKPAFPKPPPALNSKPSWVKEDSGGGLHPKPSSSIVRLRQQNEEVAGAGANTANKPSPPANSAYKPPSNFRTPQNIFCKESDSGPTVDGANKPLLTATNSAPPLKPPASKKPSFKKPPKSSPQSSSSDATSGPKRNTLPNSLALGPAPVKPNRPPKVNLESFKRRAGASDNSPGTFKNPIIQTPLASHPSNHSNHVTPTQPPPPAVPSLPPRHPGAMIQQDECYDVVDEFNSAPPPPLPPTTGHPSHRAKTQEENDDDDDGELYEDLDERWEEAEQKQDKKKEKDEKEEKKRLEAEKKEQKEREKKEQDTRKKFKLVGPLEVVHQGKATVDCRSNKTDLAMKQGDCVEIIRVQGNPEGKWLGRTRDGSIGYVKTTSVEIDFNSLKNRQPKQAYDPEVYDDIDVITSDNSGMKAPGVVLPPLPGDGEEIYDDIVDSNPEVRVPPPSQFTADGSSDQVGEIDEDIYDDVDSQNVPPLPPTSSIPALKGKSKTEEMDPRKQKKFDKEEKDFRKKFKYEGEIQVLYQVTIAPTLTNKKWSVKELPVKAGENLNVIVKAVDNKLICRNEEGKFGYVSTCHIFMDDGDIYDDIGDDCIYDND; encoded by the exons GAAAAGAAAGGTGATATAAAGGCCATGATGGCTCGCTTCCAAACGAGTGAGGCGAGCGCTGACGAGACTTCTTCCAAACCGGCTGTGCACTTCAAACAACCCCTGCACGCCACCGTCTCCTCCGGCCCCACCATACAGACGAAGAAACCAGTCATGGACAATCTTTCAGGCAGTGGGAATAATATTCCTCCTAAACCCTATTTTCTGAAAAATTCAACTAATAGTGACGCAGAGGCACATGAACCAAACAAAGCTAAAGCCCTGGCTAGCAGGTTCGGAAGCATCCAGGAGGACACCAGCAGAAACAACAAACCTTTCATTGTTAAGCAACCTTTTGTAAGGTCTCCTGAAGCCAAAAGCCCTCTACAGAAGCCCCCTCTCAACAAGCCTTCCCTGAGCTCCACCCTGTCCGAGCCCAAACCTGCCTTTCCTAAACCCCCACCAGCATTGAACTCTAAGCCCAGCTGGGTGAAAGAAGACAGTGGTGGAGGTTTACATCCAAAACCGAGCAGCAGCATCGTAAGATTACGGCAGCAAAATGAAGAGGTGGCGGGGGCTGGCGCGAACACTGCGAACAAACCCTCACCTCCGGCAAACTCCGCTTATAAACCCCCGTCCAACTTCAGGACTCCTCAGAATATCTTCTGCAAGGAGTCAGATAGTGGCCCGACAGTAGACGGAGCCAACAAACCGCTCCTCACCGCCACTAACTCCGCCCCTCCTCTAAAACCTCCAGCAAGTAAAAAGCCCAGCTTCAAAAAACCTCCAAAGTCTTCTCCGCAGTCGAGCAGCAGTGATGCCACTTCAGGCCCCAAGCGTAACACCCTCCCCAACAGTTTAGCGTTGGGCCCTGCTCCTGTCAAGCCCAACCGACCCCCTAAAGTCAACCTGGAGAGCTTTAAAAGACGTGCCGGGGCCTCTGATAATA GTCCGGGCACCTTTAAGAACCCCATCATCCAAACTCCTCTGGCCTCTCACCCCAGTAACCATAGCAACCACGTGACCCCGACTCAACCCCCTCCGCCTGCGGTTCCTAGTCTTCCCCCACGACACCCCGGAGCCAT GATCCAGCAGGATGAGTGCTATGATGTTGTGGACGAATTTAACAGCGCTCCTCCGCCACCTCTGCCACCAACTACAG GTCACCCGAGTCACAGAGCAAAG ACGCAGGaggaaaatgatgatgatgatgacggaGAGCTGTATGAGGATCTTGATGAACGATG GGAAGAGgctgaacaaaaacaagataagaagaaagagaaagacgagaaggaggagaagaaacgACTGGAGGCCGAGAAGAAGGAGCAAAAGGAACGTGAGAAGAAGGAACAAGACACTAGAAAGAAATTCAAA ttggTTGGCCCCCTGGAGGTCGTCCACCAAGGGAAGGCTACTGTGGATTGCCGAAGCAATAAGACCGACCTTGCTATGAAGCAGGGAGACTGCGTGGAAATCATCCGTGTCCAGGGCAACCCAGAGGGGAAATGGTTGGGACGGACGCGGGATGGATCCA TTGGTTATGTGAAGACCACTTCAGTGGAAATTGACTTCAACTCTCTGAAGAATCGTCAACCTAAGCAGGCGTACGACCCTGAGGTATACGATGACATCGACGTGATCACTTCTGATAACAG TGGGATGAAAGCACCAGGAG TTGTCCTGCCCCCGCTACCAGGAGACGGAGAAGAAATATACGATGATATTGTTGATTCAAACCCGGAAGTCAG AGTGCCTCCACCCAGCCAGTTTACTGCAGATGGGAGTTCAG ATCAAGTGGGAGAAATTGATGAGGACATATACGACGATGTTGACTCTCAAAATGTGCCTCCCCTTCCTCCCACCAGCAG CATTCCGGCCCTGAAAGGCAAAAGCAAGACTGAAGAGATGGACCCAAGGAAGCAGAAAAAGTTTGATAAAGAGGAGAAGGACTTCAGAAAAAAGTTTAAA TATGAAGGGGAGATACAGGTGCTGTATCAGGTGACCATCGCTCCGACACTTACTAATAAGAAGTGGAGCGTGAAGGAGCTTCCAGTCAAAGCAGGAGAGAACCTCAACGTCATCGTTAAAGCCGTGGATAACAAACTCATCTGTCGGAATGAGGAGGGCAAAT TTGGTTATGTTTCGACCTGTCACATATTTATGGA TGATGGTGACATCTATGATGATATTGGAGATG attgcATCTACGACAACGATTAG